A window from Enterocloster bolteae encodes these proteins:
- a CDS encoding NACHT domain-containing protein yields the protein MNISVMINDFIRQNIQSEAEVRSKLIVPLLELLEYPKDLRAEEFPVYGYEGSKALKTKAADFLQFTSNQFDKYRGKTDLEVDWVYKHSLLVFEAKKPTEKVLVKGQPVFYSAWTKSVAYMISNGINIEGYIVNANYSDTCVFSCRVEEIPEKWEEINLLNYDRILELKKSSDEKDKWTNRDIYEKYKNAMRVHCTEELCICVDRSLKEFAYDLNILKNGENKDFGDILDNTSKIITSEPGGGKSYLMWMLMREYLTKCNGDEDKIPVILEGRYYGKVFNSIVDGIYQEVNLLLPFLTKELIEKRLREGGFVILFDAIDEVEQDYDVLVYSLHQLRRNTDNTIIITSRMQNYKGDFCSEFAHYSLEPLDDHRIVDLLKQYSQGEMQIQIHQIPKRLMEILRIPLFLKMFVSISKKEDKYRIPSNHAALFQEYINEKMNVLSCSLYDKTIIKSVLGNYAMYSFENGDSTEHFFEIMDNACTDLNKTKIYEKIWKTGLMSEGLQGIKYYHKAIQEFFAAVELSTWDRDKLTAWLDSNALKEKYNEILCYLTGIISNQQKQNYVLDYLEIHNLKLFVKALKSRRNFDVVEMDLNFEYAQSYYAQILKTYDSIVQSYFYKICHVFDGYSIKGTGKICIRGCMNFTKKSISMIIYNGTSDAKSLDITVSDENGVYMAVADGTEIPINSSVFTAGHLHERYYNLELLSYGFDSSREIAIDIIKSQITEMLEQKSVFDIEIDVLLAERIEKELKKLRNRRESQNNRQDLSLYSNDINYVIDKVNELGIYNQDVDMITTFCKVLGLRMDNAESLLDIKEDLTLAPGRHSYWFDELYSDEQLVKKVERILSLSNEAIQTITTNIIPVLSTVKPITRKIGIVHRKGKFSGVSYMRVEVRENEDTTPIIEFGEDNIDIYPKLDPYYVNKLKEIGKSESNVLGSSSAVLDLYFREDVFHDQIYGEIKDLFKELLGDI from the coding sequence ATGAATATCTCTGTTATGATAAATGACTTTATAAGGCAAAATATTCAGTCTGAGGCTGAAGTGAGAAGCAAACTGATTGTTCCTTTATTAGAACTATTGGAGTATCCTAAGGATTTGAGAGCGGAGGAGTTCCCAGTATATGGTTATGAAGGAAGTAAAGCATTAAAAACAAAAGCAGCAGATTTTTTACAATTTACATCAAATCAATTTGATAAATATAGAGGGAAAACTGATTTAGAAGTAGACTGGGTATATAAACATAGTTTGCTTGTTTTTGAGGCAAAAAAGCCTACAGAAAAAGTATTGGTAAAAGGACAACCAGTATTTTATTCAGCATGGACGAAATCGGTTGCTTACATGATTTCAAACGGAATTAACATAGAAGGTTATATCGTGAATGCAAACTATTCTGATACATGTGTATTTTCATGCAGAGTTGAAGAGATTCCTGAAAAATGGGAAGAGATAAATCTTTTAAACTATGATAGAATTCTGGAATTAAAGAAATCATCAGATGAAAAGGATAAATGGACTAATAGAGATATTTATGAAAAATACAAAAATGCGATGCGGGTACATTGTACAGAAGAGTTATGCATATGCGTAGATAGAAGCTTAAAGGAATTTGCATATGATTTAAATATTTTAAAGAATGGAGAAAATAAAGATTTTGGCGACATATTAGATAATACATCAAAAATAATCACATCAGAACCTGGAGGTGGAAAATCGTATCTGATGTGGATGCTGATGCGTGAGTATCTGACAAAGTGTAATGGGGATGAGGATAAAATACCGGTAATTTTAGAAGGAAGGTATTATGGAAAAGTATTTAATTCCATAGTAGATGGAATTTATCAAGAAGTTAATTTGCTGTTGCCTTTTTTAACAAAAGAACTAATTGAAAAACGTCTGCGAGAAGGTGGTTTTGTAATTTTATTTGATGCTATAGACGAAGTAGAACAAGATTATGATGTTTTGGTATATAGTTTGCATCAACTAAGGAGAAATACAGACAATACAATAATCATTACATCAAGAATGCAAAATTATAAAGGAGATTTTTGTTCTGAGTTTGCACATTATTCTCTGGAACCGTTAGATGATCATAGGATTGTTGATTTGTTGAAGCAATACTCTCAAGGGGAGATGCAGATTCAAATTCATCAAATACCAAAAAGATTAATGGAAATTTTAAGAATACCATTGTTTTTAAAGATGTTTGTTTCTATATCAAAGAAGGAGGACAAATATAGAATTCCGTCTAATCATGCGGCATTATTTCAAGAGTATATTAATGAGAAAATGAATGTACTTTCATGTTCTCTGTATGATAAAACGATTATTAAATCAGTGCTAGGTAATTATGCAATGTATAGTTTTGAAAATGGGGACAGTACTGAACACTTTTTTGAAATTATGGATAATGCTTGCACCGATCTAAATAAAACAAAAATATACGAAAAAATATGGAAAACAGGGTTGATGTCTGAGGGCTTACAAGGAATTAAATATTATCATAAAGCAATTCAAGAGTTTTTTGCTGCAGTGGAATTATCTACGTGGGATAGAGATAAGCTTACCGCCTGGCTGGATAGCAATGCATTGAAAGAAAAATACAATGAGATACTTTGTTATTTGACTGGTATTATTTCAAATCAGCAAAAACAAAATTATGTATTGGATTACTTGGAAATACACAATTTAAAGTTATTTGTAAAGGCACTTAAATCCAGAAGAAATTTTGATGTTGTTGAGATGGATTTGAATTTTGAATACGCTCAGAGTTATTATGCACAAATTTTAAAAACTTATGACAGTATAGTTCAATCCTATTTTTATAAAATATGCCATGTTTTTGATGGGTACAGTATAAAAGGAACCGGAAAAATCTGTATCCGTGGCTGTATGAATTTTACGAAAAAATCTATTTCTATGATAATTTATAATGGAACATCGGATGCCAAAAGTTTGGATATTACAGTATCTGATGAAAACGGTGTATATATGGCAGTAGCAGATGGAACCGAGATACCAATAAATTCATCAGTATTTACGGCGGGACATTTGCATGAACGGTATTACAATTTAGAGTTGTTGTCTTATGGGTTTGATTCTTCCAGGGAAATTGCAATTGATATAATAAAAAGTCAAATCACAGAAATGTTAGAGCAAAAAAGCGTGTTTGATATTGAGATAGATGTATTGCTAGCGGAGCGCATAGAAAAAGAATTGAAAAAATTGCGAAATAGGAGAGAAAGTCAAAATAACAGACAGGATTTAAGCTTATATTCTAATGATATAAATTATGTTATTGATAAAGTAAATGAACTGGGGATATATAATCAAGATGTAGATATGATTACTACTTTTTGCAAAGTATTAGGACTTAGAATGGATAATGCGGAGAGTCTCCTAGATATTAAGGAGGATTTGACTTTGGCTCCAGGAAGACATTCATATTGGTTTGACGAATTATATTCAGATGAGCAGTTAGTAAAAAAAGTTGAAAGAATACTTTCCTTATCGAATGAAGCAATACAAACGATAACTACGAATATTATTCCGGTATTATCAACAGTAAAACCCATAACCAGAAAGATAGGAATTGTTCATCGAAAAGGTAAATTTTCTGGCGTTAGTTATATGAGAGTGGAAGTCAGGGAGAATGAAGATACGACTCCAATAATTGAATTTGGAGAAGATAATATTGATATATACCCTAAATTAGATCCGTATTATGTTAATAAATTAAAAGAAATTGGTAAAAGTGAAAGTAATGTTCTTGGGTCAAGTTCAGCTGTTTTAGATTTATATTTTAGGGAGGACGTATTTCATGATCAGATTTATGGAGAGATAAAAGATTTGTTTAAGGAGTTATTAGGAGACATATGA
- a CDS encoding PDDEXK nuclease domain-containing protein gives MMENHLTPYQSVISEIKSIISSGQEAAYSASSKAMLLTYWNIGKRIVEQELGGSERAEYGRGLISALADDLTKEFGKNYSKRNLHYYIKFYQCFPDEQIVNACVHNLNWTHIRSLLRVTDENARYWYMKEAVDESWSSRTLDRNISTQYYHRLLQTPKKDAVIEEMKRKTAEFQKNQFELIKSPVIAEFLGFKNEDTYLEGELESAILSHIRDFLMELGRGFAFVARQQHIVTEASDYYLDLVFYNIELKCYVLIDLKMGRITHQDVGQIDMYVRMYDDLKRGHGDNPTIGILLCSETDEDIARYSVLHDNDRLFMSKYLTYLPTKEQLKAEIERQKEIFSMQHSDF, from the coding sequence ATGATGGAAAATCATTTGACGCCATACCAATCAGTTATTTCAGAAATTAAGAGTATTATTTCCTCTGGACAAGAAGCTGCCTATAGCGCCTCTAGCAAGGCAATGCTACTTACCTATTGGAATATCGGAAAACGAATTGTAGAGCAGGAACTGGGTGGCAGTGAACGTGCAGAGTACGGTAGAGGTTTGATTTCTGCATTGGCAGATGATTTGACAAAGGAGTTTGGAAAAAATTATTCCAAAAGAAATTTGCATTATTACATTAAATTTTATCAGTGCTTTCCCGATGAGCAGATTGTGAACGCGTGCGTTCACAATCTTAACTGGACGCATATTAGGAGTCTTCTCCGTGTTACGGATGAAAATGCACGTTATTGGTATATGAAGGAGGCGGTTGACGAGAGCTGGAGTTCAAGAACCTTAGATCGTAATATCAGTACGCAATATTATCATAGACTTCTTCAAACTCCGAAAAAAGATGCTGTAATTGAAGAAATGAAACGGAAAACCGCGGAATTTCAAAAAAATCAATTTGAATTAATCAAAAGTCCAGTGATTGCAGAATTCCTTGGATTCAAAAATGAGGATACTTACTTAGAGGGAGAGTTGGAATCTGCCATTCTTTCACATATTAGAGATTTTTTGATGGAATTGGGCAGAGGATTTGCGTTTGTGGCTCGTCAGCAACATATTGTAACGGAAGCTTCGGACTACTATTTAGATCTCGTTTTTTACAATATCGAACTGAAATGTTATGTCTTAATCGATTTGAAAATGGGCAGAATTACTCATCAGGATGTAGGACAGATTGATATGTATGTACGCATGTATGATGATTTAAAGCGAGGGCATGGAGATAATCCCACCATTGGGATTTTATTGTGTTCAGAAACTGATGAGGATATTGCCAGATATTCGGTACTTCATGATAATGACCGATTGTTTATGTCAAAATATCTGACTTATTTGCCTACAAAAGAGCAGTTGAAAGCAGAGATTGAGCGTCAGAAAGAAATTTTTTCTATGCAGCATTCAGATTTTTGA
- a CDS encoding PTS transporter subunit EIIC, producing MNYQETANEILSHIGGAENIREMTHCFTRLRFELRDPEKAERGKIERIEGVIAVVESSGQFQVVMGTKVGRIYDLLKEMTGTERKAGEKREKVYHRDSKDREKNTPGSHLGNRMIQSVSSMFTPMVPAIAASGLLKGFLTIARMLASNQGIDITGNHTYVILLAATDAIFYFMPIILAYTSARVFGANEFVAMALGGTMCYPSVLSLMTGEEHISMLGVALTRANYTSSVIPIIIGVFILAYVQRFLERVIPEVLKIILVPGLSLLVMVPAVFMVFGPVGIYLGNIIHFIYTGLMGISPVLCGGFIGGMWCVFVIFGSHRALVPIGIQDVALNGRQNLLAFAGAANFSQGGAALGVMMRTRSRELKAVAASASVAASVCGITEPAIYGCNLRLKRPMIYAVICGAAGGAVMGAGGVYGDAFANNGILTLATYAAFGMKKFLFYLAGIGISFFGSAILTMLLGFEDMDQEPEETSWERN from the coding sequence ATGAATTATCAAGAAACAGCTAACGAGATTTTGTCTCACATAGGCGGGGCAGAGAATATCAGGGAGATGACACACTGTTTTACCAGACTTCGGTTTGAATTAAGGGATCCGGAAAAGGCAGAGCGCGGTAAGATAGAGCGGATAGAAGGTGTGATAGCGGTTGTGGAAAGCAGCGGCCAGTTCCAGGTTGTCATGGGGACAAAGGTAGGCCGGATATATGACCTGCTGAAGGAAATGACCGGTACAGAAAGAAAAGCGGGTGAAAAAAGAGAAAAGGTTTATCATAGGGACAGTAAGGACAGAGAGAAAAACACACCGGGAAGTCATTTGGGAAACAGAATGATTCAGTCGGTTTCCTCCATGTTTACGCCTATGGTACCTGCCATTGCTGCATCTGGCCTTTTGAAAGGATTCCTGACCATAGCCAGGATGCTGGCATCCAATCAAGGCATCGACATTACAGGAAACCATACCTACGTAATCCTGCTGGCTGCCACGGATGCGATTTTCTATTTTATGCCAATCATCCTGGCCTATACCAGCGCCAGGGTGTTTGGGGCCAATGAATTTGTGGCCATGGCTCTGGGGGGAACCATGTGTTACCCTTCGGTTCTCAGTCTTATGACAGGGGAAGAACACATCAGCATGCTGGGAGTGGCATTGACCAGGGCCAATTACACATCATCAGTCATCCCTATTATAATAGGTGTGTTTATCCTGGCTTATGTACAGCGGTTTCTGGAGCGGGTGATACCGGAGGTTCTGAAAATTATTCTGGTACCGGGGCTCTCCCTGCTGGTAATGGTGCCTGCGGTATTTATGGTGTTTGGGCCGGTGGGAATTTATCTGGGAAATATAATTCATTTTATCTACACAGGCCTTATGGGAATAAGTCCTGTTTTGTGCGGCGGTTTCATCGGAGGCATGTGGTGTGTGTTTGTTATTTTTGGATCCCACAGAGCCTTGGTACCTATTGGAATCCAGGATGTGGCACTGAACGGCCGGCAAAACCTGCTTGCATTTGCAGGGGCTGCGAATTTTTCTCAGGGCGGGGCTGCCCTGGGGGTTATGATGCGGACCAGAAGCAGGGAGCTAAAAGCAGTGGCGGCATCGGCATCAGTGGCAGCCTCTGTCTGCGGCATAACAGAGCCTGCCATCTATGGGTGTAACCTGCGGCTTAAACGTCCTATGATTTACGCGGTTATATGCGGAGCCGCAGGAGGGGCTGTCATGGGGGCGGGAGGCGTGTACGGGGATGCTTTTGCAAATAACGGTATCCTTACACTGGCAACCTATGCTGCTTTTGGAATGAAAAAATTCCTCTTTTATCTGGCTGGTATTGGTATATCATTCTTCGGGTCTGCCATTTTGACAATGCTGCTGGGATTTGAGGATATGGACCAGGAACCAGAGGAAACTTCATGGGAAAGGAATTAA
- a CDS encoding DNA internalization-related competence protein ComEC/Rec2 — protein MKRPLVVLAAGYVLGEVLALQVKTAVDLGVLAWLCAAAAGILWLLDTGRGVLRPSAPRAKMQGRSNRKHRVLLLFLVCLLSGSSVGMTRGQQEKGILDHEESVARTMTGARILVRGVIKKAEQKENTITLMLEEVTAEAGKRSVKFRRMVVYAENRTTEKDDSDLGEELAVGVKVQVRGKLAPVEGPGNPGEFDFRTYYRTKGTACRLYGENLAVAGGEAIPYYKGIAEFRMQCAGVLEKICMPEDVAVFKAVLLGDTSDMNPEMRDMYQRNGISHLLAVSGQHLAIIGGGIYLMIRRAGAGYGKAGMISAVLVISYGIMTGSSGSAIRAVIMIVCLWLAAVKGRSYDTLSALGAAALILLYRQPYLLYHSGFELSFGAVLAISGLGGWVQSFLELERAWEKTLLISLSVQIVLTPIVLYHYFQHPLYGIFLNLLVIPLVSILMYSGILGIVLGSFWIQGGVAAVGAGHYILRFYELLCKFAEGLPGYSLVLGRPSPGSLVMYFGIHGMGTAVVLFCIRGRSAFIRAKSPARCNAYLAERDLQTRISSISCKPMMLMYFLGIYALSFAALVPRPVKGLEVVCLDVGQGDGLLLRSGKRAVLIDGGSSSQKKLGNIVLEPYLKSQGISWIDYAVVSHGDSDHINGLIYLLEESEDIRIGTLVLPVMGKGEEVYENLAALARREGAAVVYMKTGDWVETGELTLTCLYAGEDFGRKDRNSHSLVLCGDYKGFHMLFTGDMGEEQESSLVRLAEQEGALQDIHLNHVQILKTAHHGSRTSSSEVFLDRLRIQLAVVSYGKENSYGHPSPETMERFRRQGIAVLETGKKGAITLKTNGTSLRVHAFLEEKSRQN, from the coding sequence ATGAAGAGACCGCTGGTTGTACTGGCAGCAGGTTACGTACTTGGAGAGGTGCTGGCCCTGCAGGTTAAGACGGCGGTGGACTTAGGTGTTCTGGCGTGGCTGTGTGCAGCTGCGGCAGGAATCCTATGGCTTTTGGATACAGGGAGGGGAGTACTGCGCCCTTCTGCTCCAAGAGCGAAGATGCAGGGCAGGAGCAACCGGAAACATAGAGTGCTTCTGCTCTTTTTGGTATGTCTACTGTCTGGTTCGTCTGTGGGAATGACAAGAGGACAGCAGGAAAAAGGGATTCTGGACCATGAGGAGTCCGTGGCCCGGACCATGACCGGCGCCCGGATATTGGTAAGAGGAGTAATTAAAAAGGCAGAACAAAAGGAAAATACGATTACCCTTATGCTGGAGGAGGTGACGGCCGAGGCAGGTAAAAGGTCTGTGAAGTTCAGGAGGATGGTGGTGTATGCGGAGAACAGGACAACGGAGAAAGATGATTCTGACTTAGGGGAAGAGCTGGCTGTGGGGGTAAAAGTACAGGTGAGAGGCAAGCTGGCTCCGGTGGAAGGGCCGGGAAATCCCGGAGAATTTGATTTCAGGACCTATTACCGAACAAAGGGAACTGCATGCAGGCTGTACGGGGAGAACCTGGCAGTGGCGGGAGGAGAGGCAATCCCTTATTACAAGGGAATCGCAGAGTTTCGGATGCAATGTGCCGGTGTACTTGAAAAGATATGCATGCCGGAGGATGTGGCTGTATTTAAAGCCGTGCTTCTGGGAGATACATCTGATATGAATCCGGAGATGCGGGATATGTACCAGCGCAACGGAATTTCACATCTTCTGGCTGTCAGCGGACAGCATCTGGCTATTATCGGCGGAGGGATCTATCTGATGATTCGTCGGGCCGGAGCCGGATATGGCAAGGCCGGGATGATATCAGCTGTTCTTGTTATCAGCTATGGAATAATGACAGGCAGTTCCGGCTCCGCCATAAGGGCGGTTATCATGATAGTATGCCTGTGGCTGGCGGCGGTTAAAGGAAGAAGCTACGACACCCTGTCGGCGTTGGGAGCGGCAGCCTTAATTCTTCTGTACAGACAGCCCTATCTGCTGTACCACAGCGGATTTGAATTGTCCTTTGGGGCAGTTCTGGCGATCAGCGGATTGGGAGGATGGGTGCAGTCATTCCTTGAATTGGAGCGGGCGTGGGAAAAGACGCTTCTTATCAGCTTGAGCGTACAAATCGTACTTACGCCCATTGTGCTGTACCACTATTTTCAGCATCCGCTTTACGGCATTTTTTTAAATCTTTTGGTTATACCTCTTGTTTCTATCTTAATGTATTCGGGTATTCTGGGGATTGTACTGGGAAGCTTCTGGATCCAGGGAGGAGTGGCAGCAGTGGGGGCCGGACATTATATTTTGAGGTTTTATGAGCTGCTGTGCAAATTTGCGGAAGGGCTGCCCGGATACAGTCTGGTGCTGGGGCGTCCGTCGCCGGGCAGTCTGGTAATGTATTTTGGCATACACGGAATGGGAACAGCAGTTGTGCTGTTTTGTATCAGGGGCCGGAGTGCCTTTATTCGGGCAAAATCTCCTGCAAGGTGTAACGCTTATCTGGCAGAAAGGGATTTACAAACACGCATATCTTCCATCAGTTGTAAACCCATGATGTTAATGTATTTTTTGGGGATTTATGCCCTTAGTTTTGCGGCTTTGGTCCCGCGTCCCGTAAAAGGACTGGAGGTTGTCTGTCTGGATGTGGGACAAGGGGACGGCCTGTTGCTCAGGTCTGGTAAGAGGGCGGTGCTCATAGATGGAGGCAGCAGCAGCCAGAAAAAACTGGGGAATATTGTGCTGGAGCCTTATTTAAAAAGCCAGGGAATATCGTGGATTGATTATGCGGTGGTAAGTCATGGAGACAGCGACCATATAAACGGTCTTATATACCTGCTGGAGGAGTCAGAGGACATAAGAATAGGTACCCTGGTGCTGCCAGTGATGGGAAAGGGGGAGGAGGTATATGAAAATCTGGCTGCACTGGCCAGGAGAGAAGGGGCAGCTGTGGTTTATATGAAAACCGGAGACTGGGTGGAAACTGGGGAGCTGACGCTTACCTGTCTGTATGCCGGTGAAGATTTTGGCAGGAAGGACCGTAACAGCCACTCTCTGGTTTTGTGCGGGGATTATAAGGGATTTCATATGTTGTTTACAGGAGATATGGGGGAAGAACAGGAGAGCAGTCTGGTCAGACTGGCAGAACAGGAGGGGGCCCTGCAGGATATACATTTGAATCATGTACAGATACTGAAAACAGCCCATCATGGTTCCAGGACATCTTCATCGGAGGTATTTCTGGACCGATTGAGGATTCAATTAGCTGTGGTTTCCTATGGAAAGGAAAATTCTTATGGGCATCCGTCGCCGGAGACAATGGAGCGTTTCAGGAGGCAGGGGATTGCGGTTCTGGAAACCGGAAAAAAGGGAGCCATAACACTTAAAACAAACGGTACATCGCTGCGGGTCCATGCATTTCTGGAGGAAAAATCTCGTCAGAATTAG
- a CDS encoding glycoside hydrolase family 1 protein, translating to MHQKTTEFPEGFLWGASSSAFQIEGGWNLGGKGMTVADFNSFKRSHIQADTKVASDFYHHWKEDIDYMAELGLKMYRFSIAWARIIPDGDGAVHEEGIKFYDRIIDCLLSRGIQPFVTLYHFDLPYALAEKYNGWESRRCVLAFERYARICFRAFGDRVKYWQVHNEQNLMVRVDERMNIDAADKWEADRLRAQMDYHMFLAHALAVKACHELVSGGKIGPAVSSCCTYPETPRPEDVWAAANNDWFKAEYCLDMHQYGRYPGYYRRYLKERNIMPSAEDGDEEILKWGASDYIAVNYYRTLCVRYLPADEIHPVGERCFPGNEVDFDQYGYFSHVKNPHLVSTEYGAQIDPMGLRIVLNRYYQKYRLPLLITENGLGAADILTENGKVHDSYRIDYLRRHIQACRQALDDGVELMGYSPWSFMDLLSSHEGFRKRYGFLYVDRNEHETGSLKRIKKDSFHWYRRVIETNGATI from the coding sequence ATGCATCAGAAAACGACAGAATTTCCGGAAGGATTTTTGTGGGGGGCTTCATCATCCGCATTTCAGATTGAGGGGGGATGGAATCTGGGAGGAAAAGGGATGACAGTGGCAGATTTCAATTCCTTTAAACGATCCCATATACAGGCAGATACTAAGGTGGCCAGTGACTTCTATCATCACTGGAAGGAGGACATTGATTACATGGCAGAGCTTGGGCTCAAAATGTACAGGTTCTCCATTGCGTGGGCCAGAATCATACCGGATGGCGATGGAGCTGTTCATGAGGAGGGGATTAAATTCTATGACAGAATCATTGACTGCCTGCTGTCAAGGGGAATCCAGCCCTTTGTCACCCTGTACCATTTTGACCTGCCCTACGCGTTGGCGGAAAAATACAATGGCTGGGAATCACGCCGGTGTGTCCTGGCCTTTGAACGGTATGCCAGGATATGCTTCAGGGCTTTTGGCGACCGGGTTAAATACTGGCAGGTCCACAATGAACAGAACCTGATGGTGCGGGTGGATGAGAGGATGAATATTGATGCCGCGGATAAATGGGAGGCAGACCGGCTCAGGGCCCAGATGGATTATCATATGTTTCTGGCCCATGCCCTGGCCGTAAAGGCATGCCATGAGCTGGTTTCCGGAGGAAAGATAGGCCCGGCCGTGTCGTCCTGCTGTACCTATCCGGAAACACCCCGTCCGGAGGATGTGTGGGCTGCGGCGAACAATGATTGGTTTAAGGCGGAATACTGTCTGGACATGCATCAATATGGCAGATATCCGGGATACTACAGGCGGTATCTTAAAGAGCGTAATATTATGCCGTCCGCGGAGGATGGGGATGAGGAGATACTCAAATGGGGCGCTTCTGATTACATTGCTGTCAACTATTACAGGACACTTTGTGTCAGATATCTTCCGGCAGATGAGATTCATCCTGTGGGGGAACGGTGCTTTCCGGGCAATGAGGTGGATTTTGACCAGTATGGATACTTTTCCCATGTGAAAAATCCTCATCTGGTTTCGACAGAGTATGGGGCGCAGATTGATCCAATGGGCCTTCGGATTGTGTTGAACCGTTATTATCAGAAATACCGGCTTCCCCTTCTCATAACAGAAAATGGTCTGGGGGCAGCCGATATCCTTACTGAAAATGGAAAGGTGCATGACAGTTACAGAATTGACTATCTGAGAAGGCACATCCAGGCATGCAGACAGGCGCTGGATGACGGCGTGGAGCTAATGGGGTATTCGCCCTGGTCCTTTATGGATTTGCTCAGTTCCCATGAAGGCTTTAGAAAGCGGTACGGATTTCTGTATGTGGACAGGAACGAGCATGAGACAGGCAGCCTTAAGCGCATAAAAAAAGACAGCTTTCACTGGTACCGCCGTGTCATAGAGACAAACGGGGCAACCATATAA
- a CDS encoding GerMN domain-containing protein, producing the protein MSRHTASRHTVSRNTVSRHVMSRHTMGIHAVKRLILPLMAVVFLLSGCGEGESPVSNPAEGRYLIYYLNASITKLVPQEYETETKDKGELVNELMDQFLNVPKDLDCQPGLTDRVTYQGSRQEEQVLYLYFDMNYTAMKAEREILCRAALTRTLTQIEGIDYINIYCGDQPLMDRQGNPVGMLSATDFIMNTSNVNAYEKTELTLYFADETGNRLVPEKREVVHNINTSLEQLVVEQLIAGPGQEGHNPTLPSDCKILSLSVTDNVCYINFDSAFANTTLAVNEYIPIYSIVDSLSEMTTVTKVQIMINGSQDVMFRDVVSLNTTFERSQNYIDGKNE; encoded by the coding sequence ATGAGCAGACATACCGCGAGCAGACATACTGTGAGCAGAAATACCGTGAGCAGACATGTCATGAGCAGACATACCATGGGAATACATGCGGTGAAAAGGCTGATACTGCCTTTGATGGCGGTTGTATTCCTGCTGTCGGGCTGCGGAGAGGGGGAAAGCCCTGTCTCCAATCCTGCCGAGGGCAGATATCTGATTTATTATCTGAATGCGTCCATCACCAAGCTGGTTCCCCAGGAGTACGAGACGGAAACAAAGGATAAGGGGGAGCTGGTGAATGAACTGATGGACCAGTTCCTGAATGTGCCAAAGGATTTGGACTGCCAGCCCGGCCTGACGGACCGGGTGACCTACCAGGGGAGCCGCCAGGAGGAACAGGTGCTGTATCTGTACTTCGACATGAATTACACAGCCATGAAGGCGGAACGGGAGATTCTCTGCCGGGCAGCCCTCACCAGGACCCTGACGCAGATTGAGGGAATTGACTATATCAATATTTACTGCGGTGACCAGCCTCTGATGGACCGGCAGGGAAATCCGGTGGGAATGCTGTCGGCCACTGATTTTATCATGAATACCAGCAATGTAAATGCCTACGAAAAGACGGAGCTGACCCTGTATTTTGCCGATGAGACAGGCAACCGCCTGGTGCCGGAGAAACGGGAGGTAGTCCACAACATCAATACCTCCCTGGAACAGCTGGTAGTAGAGCAGCTCATTGCAGGACCGGGACAGGAGGGGCATAATCCCACGCTTCCGTCGGACTGCAAGATACTGAGCCTGTCAGTGACAGATAATGTATGCTATATCAACTTTGATTCCGCCTTTGCCAATACAACTCTGGCAGTGAATGAGTATATCCCGATCTATTCCATTGTGGATTCTCTTTCAGAGATGACAACGGTGACAAAGGTGCAGATTATGATCAACGGCTCCCAGGATGTGATGTTCCGGGATGTGGTGTCCTTAAATACCACCTTTGAGAGAAGCCAGAATTATATTGACGGAAAGAATGAATAG
- a CDS encoding low molecular weight protein-tyrosine-phosphatase — MIKILFVCHGNICRSPMALYYFRSLLKERGLSGIIQADSAATSTEEIGNPVHHGTRAKLKQAGIPCEGHRAKQMTKADYKSFDYLIGMDSWNIRNMQRIAGGDPDHKIFKLMEFTGSGRDVADPWYTGDFDTTWSDVTEGCAALLDYISERL; from the coding sequence ATGATAAAAATACTTTTCGTCTGCCACGGCAACATCTGCCGCAGCCCCATGGCCCTCTACTATTTCCGCAGCCTGCTAAAGGAAAGAGGCCTGTCCGGCATAATTCAGGCAGATTCCGCTGCTACCTCCACCGAGGAAATCGGTAATCCTGTACACCACGGAACCCGCGCCAAATTAAAGCAGGCCGGCATTCCCTGCGAGGGGCACCGGGCAAAACAGATGACGAAGGCAGATTATAAATCATTTGATTACCTGATTGGCATGGACAGCTGGAATATCCGCAACATGCAGCGTATTGCAGGCGGTGATCCGGACCACAAAATTTTTAAGCTTATGGAATTCACCGGTTCCGGAAGGGATGTGGCCGACCCTTGGTACACGGGTGACTTCGACACCACCTGGTCCGACGTCACGGAGGGCTGCGCCGCGCTGCTGGATTATATATCAGAGCGTCTTTAA
- a CDS encoding putative holin-like toxin, whose product MSTYETLSLMIAFGVLVVMIIGTKK is encoded by the coding sequence ATGAGTACATATGAGACCCTATCTTTGATGATTGCGTTTGGAGTACTTGTTGTTATGATTATAGGTACAAAAAAATAG